TGAAACTGTCTTTGAATGTGAGCATGAAAAGGGGTGCAGTATAGAGACATGTCCACTAGAGCAGGCCAGTGTGCTTTGTTTCGACAATGAAACTGGTACACACTTGCTGGCGCAGGAAGATACACACCCTCTGAGCAGAGCTGgtgctgaagagagagaggaggaggaggaggaggaggaggaggaggaggagagtgccCTGAGAGAGGCTTCAGCACTGGCCATCAATTTCGTGTTGCCACTGACAACACCCGCAATGCCAGAAATGATAGAATGCGAGGGAACAAGAGAGAAGCAGACTAGTGATGCCTATAAGAAAGCCATAGCAAGCATGAAAGCAgcagagaaatattttttagtTGGAAACAGGCAATTACAGGGAAAGGATGAATCTTGGAGTTCAGAAGGAAAAGAGAGTGAAATTATAGCAGCAGAAAAGCACCTAAATTTATTAACCTCTCCAGAGACTATCAGCTCACCTGCAAAGCAAGACAAGGAGGTAGAAGCAGCATCTGAGGAGGGCTGTAGCAGCACAATACTACACAGCTCTGTGGATGATGAATGGAGGAGAGGTCTGCCCATTGATGGGTCTCTGGGGACGAACACTCTTTCTGCAGCtggggagggggagacagacacagtcagTGTCGAGGACAGGACTGTGATTGGTGCCTCTCCTCCAGGGCTTCACGAGGAACGTGACTGGAAGGGAAAGAGCTCTGAGTCactggagagaaagggagagggagggtcaGAGGCAagtggagaggaagggagagagaaagaaaagggaggaGCATGGACCTTATTCAGACAGCAGGCAGCCCATACAAGAGGGGCGTTGCTGACCGAGACAGAGACGCATCCGTCCAATGACAATGCGGCATCACCGGTGGCAACACATCAAAGAGGTGAGCTCGTCACTTCCGTCACCGCAGACAGAGCTGAAGCAGCTTTACCCTTTTTGGCCAGTAGCAGAACAAACGCCTGCAGCTCTATAAACCCCCCCTCTCCTGTCTCCTTCTTAAACTctgtagagacagagagcaaggcACCAGCAGTGGAGGACAGTCATTTGAATGAGAGTCGACGTGCCTTGGGAGAGAAGCTGCCAAGCGGTGATATTTCACATCCGCCCACATCCACTGTGGACAGTACAGATACTGGCAGCGATCAACAGGTGCAGGGTGCTTTGTGGACTCAGACTGTTGGTTGTAACACACAACAGATAAAGACGGGGACTGAAAAAGAAACCAGGAGAAGTGCAGACCATCATCCATCTTCTACACCTCAGGAGGATATGAAGGACATTACCGGACATGTGAAGGGGTTCCCATCAACCCAGGGGGATGGGGAGCTGAAGGAGAATGCTCTGCCCAGCCAGGTGACAGCTTTTGCTTCTCTGCCTCCACTGACGGTCCATGAGAACCTGCGGCACCCAGTAAGTGAGACCACCTTCAGCTTCCAGGGCTTTTTAAGCAATAGCAAACCAAAATCTGTCCAACCAGCAGCTCCCACCCACTGTGAGAGGAGCAGTGAGCCTGAGGGGATTGAGGGAGACACTGCTACGAATCTTGAAGAACACAGTGAAAGTGTAAAAGGAAGTGATGCAAAAGGCAAAATTGTTAGTATCGTACTGGGAGGTCCTAAAGAGGCACTATTGTCATCCTCAGTAAGAAACGTGAGTAATAATGATCTAAAGAATGCGCAGAACAACATTGCAGTTAATGAAAATCTTGAAGCGTTTCACAAACATAAAGGACAGGAGCAAGCTAAGACTGAAACTGTAACTGACAAACACAGCAGCCCTGAGGATCTATTTTCAGTAGAGAccattacagaaaaaaatgttgtaCTTCAGGAAATTGTTCTACAACAAATAGGAGGAAGTGACAGGGCTGTGGTGTGTCCAGAAGGTGACTCCATTTTGTTTGATGGAAacggagagaaaaaaacagaggtCTTGGGCCCCACTGAAGACAAAGTGGATGGGAGGGATGCCAACCATGTGGAATACGATGTAACTGTAGCAGCTAAAAGACAAGAAACATGTCAATGCAGTTCAGAAAGCTTACCAAGTGACAGTGCACAGCAGGAATCTGAACCACTGGGAGGTGTTTTGGACAAGCTCTCTGTTAAGTCTGAAGTCcaacctctctcctctcttatGCCATCTCAGGTTGCAAGCTCAGAAACAGAAAGCATTGTCCCCAGTAACTCTGATAAGAGCATATGCATGTTCCAGCATGTGATGTTGGATGGATGTTCTCAGACAAAACCTGAAGTCCACACTGGTAAGATGCAATGTCAGATGTTTTCAGATCATGATGGTAGACCGGTCACAGGGATTGCCATGAGTGATGTGGATACAGAGGgccctgcttctgctgctgtgaacgtgtgtgtttcagtggaaGAAATCCTTCCCTCAGTCAGCATTCAAAACAATGCCGAAGTGCCTGTTGTGCTCAGGCCTCCCGGCCCTATGCTGAGTCACTGGGAGTATATTAATGACTCTGATGTTCCTGTCTCAGGAGAGGAAATACAGTTCATTTCTGACCATATTCACATCAACAGTCTTAGCAATGGCAGTGATGTTAGAGGAGAAATGAAAGGTGAGATTTTAAAAGATAAAACTTTAGCAAAAAGAGATGAGCATAATTTGGCActggagacaaagggagagaaagaggaaaaggatTATGTCTGCTCCCCTACAGGAGTCTTAATGCAGGATGTGCTGACCATGCCTGCTTCTTCCCTGCTGGAGGCCCGGTTAGCACCTAATGAATCACCACTGAAGGGAACTAGTTTGGCACCAGGCAACCTACATAGtgataaaaatgcaaatgtgaataAAGATGAGCTAGATGAGGATACCAGAGATGGAAAGCCTAAAATGGATGTTACATTGAAGCCATCAGAGAAACAGGTGAAAGCTGATCTTGATCAAAAATCAATCTCTACAACTGCATTGGACATAACAAAACCTTATATTTCAGTACAGGACACTGACCAAAATGCTGAAACTCAGTTAATCATTTCCCATGACAGtgatgacaattttttttataaatctgaTGCAATTTCTAAATCCAGTATCACTGAACTGAAGATGTCAGCAGCAGATAGTTTTGATGTCTCTTTTGGAAAATGCATCTTAGAATCTGAGGATAGCATGATCAATATTCAATCCTCACAATCTGCTAGTGCTAAACAGAATTCCTTAACAGAGATCAAAACCTCTGGCTCTGAGGAATCATGTGAGATTGATTCTTTTGAATCACTGTCCAGAGTGACAACACAACTGAATGCCTCTGACAGCAACCTTGATCTAAGTCAGGTGCCTACAGAAGATGCATGTAGCTTTGTCAAGGCTGCCACAGTCATTGTTGCTGGGACACCCATTCAACAACTTGGTTttgtaaacacagaagaaatgAATCAAACACATTATGAAGGAGAAGAAAACATGATAAAACCTGAACAACTTGAAATACAACAGTGTGCAAAAGAAGCCAACTTAAAatttattacagtaaaacaaGATGAGCAATTAATCAAAACCCAAAGTTCAGCAAAGGAGGAAGAGGCTAGAAAGCTTAAAGaactgaaaaacacagacaggacaAAACTCCTTGAAGAGCAAAAGGAGATGCCTAAgaaggagatggaaagtgtacaTACAAATGAGAAACAGATATTAATAAATGTGGATCATGATGGGGTACCAAGAGAAAAAACAGACctcagagaagaaaaacactttGAGGAAACATTTCCAGGAAAACCTTTGAAGGCTACTGTTCTGTCCGATCCTTGCTTAAACTTCACAGGGTTCATAAAGGAAGCCCAGAGCTGTGGTGAGGCTTTGACTGAGGATACTCATCCATCCATGGACCAGAACCTATCTGCAGCACTGCCCCTGGTTGAAGAGGCATGCTGTGAGACCACCTACACATACAATCAAAGTGCGCTGAGTGAATTAGATTTGGCACCTTGCCTGGATTCTCAGCCTTCAGGCCTGCAATGTCCATGGGAGAACATGGATGACCAAGAAACAGAGTTAAATGAGGATTCAGAGAAGGATGAAGGTGTTTGCTTGGAAAACGCTAaggttagctatcttagctttGAAGAGCAGGCCAAAGGGAATTTGGAAAGTGAAACAGGAGTTGAGAGTTCCTGTAGTGGCTTGGAGAAAGTGGAGAGAATCACATTGCTGGGAGGTGATGACAATAGCAATGTTGAGGGCGAAAAGTGTCATGAtggaaagaaaagtgaaaaggAGCCTAAATGTAAACCAAAACATCTTGAAAGTGTCTCTTCCATTATTAAAAGTATGTCTAATATTATGAGTTATTCTGCAGAAGAAGACGAAAACCAAGAAGACCAGCGGGTGGAGATAGACAATCAAGAGTGTAAGACACCAGGCAGTTCAACAGCAGCTCCTGAAAATACAGGAGTCAAACTCGATCTTAGAGAATTACTAGTGTCTGTCATCAATGAATCACTTGAAATGGAGAGCAAATCTTCAGATTTTACTAGGGAATCACAGGTCAGTGGGAAGCCTGTGGATCTGGAAAGAGCCACACCTACCAATAAAGTAGTTCAACTGGCCATAAATGATTCAACTAAGCCACTTGAGAATTCCCACACCTCACACTGTGAATTTGAGCACAAAACAGAGGATCAGTGTTTCAGCATCACCCATGACAACAGCAGGTGTACTGAAGTATGCACCAGTGCTCAAACTGATGATATAGTGCCTTCTGTTTCTGGAACTCTTGAAACTCTGTCTGCAGAGCAGGCAGAACCTACTATTCAGCTCACTGCTAAGCAGCCAGATACTAATGTGTCCCCCTTGCTGGTCTATGTGGTCCATGAGAAAACACTAAGTGAAAATTTAGATGATGCCTCTCATCACACGGACAACGCAGAGCTCCTTTTTGCATCCACCGATGTACCTATTCAGACTGAGGCCATGGCTTTGGAACTAGAGGAGCATAGCCAGCCATCTCCTTCTGACCCTAGCTCTTTACAAAACACAGTGTGGAAGGATATAACCCACTCACAACAATGCCACACCGAGTTAGTGAGTCTTGAAACATATATGGAAACTGAAGAGGAGAccagaaatataaaaacacaagcaactATTTTAGAGGAGTCCAAACAAACTGAACACAAGGAGAAAGAGATAAATGGAAgtaaggaagaaagagaggagaatgAGTCAGCAGATCAGAGGGAACTCACAGAGATGACTGAAAGGTCCTTTGAGTGTGATGTTAAAGATGGAAAAGGAAATAATAACAACTTGCCTGAACAAACCGAGAACTCTGATGCTTCTGTAAGCAAAATAGAGAGTAGAAGCACCAATGTGTCAGCATCATATGCTATTGGTGGATTACAGTCTGAACTGAAGCAGGACTCTCCGACAGAGTCATCATTTTGCCCTGAATCCATTGTCTCCATGGTGACAAACTCACAGGATGCTTTCCAGGCATTACTCAATGCTAATGCACAATCCAGTACAGAGGCTATCCAGCCCTTTGTTCAAATTCAGTGTGAAAATGCCTTGAAAACTGAGAATGAAAAGGATCGCAATTCAACATATAGTGCACATGGAGAAGTAAACTGCAGTTTAATGCAGGAAGAAAAGACTGATGACCATGAGGGCACCAAGCAGTCAAATGATCAGGAGAGATCCGACTCTTCTCTGAGGACTAGCATATTACCTTCAGAGTACACTTCAGACAGCCCTGGCCAAGCTGTTCGGCCTGTAATGGAGCTGACAGAGGAGACAGTGGTACCAGGCAAAGAAGAATCATGTGAGAGTTCAAACTGGCTCAGAACACTGAGAGAGGCCGCTTCTGTCTCTCAGACTCAGGAGTATAAGGTTGACATTCCTCATGGACCTGCAGGGGACAGGTACTGCAGCCCTGAGAaatgttcatgtctgtgttaGAGAGCTTATGTTATATACATATTGAGTAACCATAATAAAAATTTCCAGTTCAATATAGACTTTAGCATAGAAAACATTAACTCTAACATAACCATTATAGCTggattttcacttttatttacaaaaggGTAAAGATGAATAGATTCACATGTCAAGGCTTAAGACTTGCATATAGTATTGCAATGCAAGGTCATATGAATTCTTGAGGGAAAGTAGAGAGAAGTGCATGCCCTACCATGTCCCATTATCCCTGGAAAGTGACCTCAACAGTGACATCAACTCATGCCCTTTAGGGCAAGAAAGAGACCATTCATAATACACATGCCCACAGatagcacacactcacacagcctgTTAACAATGGTTGATAGGATCTTTGTCCTGTGATGCACTCTTGATCACTTCTTGACCTGCTTTCTGTGCTTGTTGTTTCCCCATAGACCATTTGAGACCCTCAACTTGCTTCAAGCTGAGCAAGAATTCTGCACCCCTGTGGAAGACAGTGCTGCACCAGTGAAGGAGCCTTTAGAGGATCCACCTGACAGCAGGTGAGAGCTTCCTAATACCTTACTGCTACCATGTGTGACTCCTTCACAAAACTACTTCCagtcatatgtatgtgtatgttatgTATAGGTTTTGCTAAAAAATGACTTTAAAGGGATTTGAATTGTTAAAGAAGGAAAATTGTGTTTCTTGTGTTCATGCTTGGATGAAGAAATAATTTATTAGGACTGATTCATATGGTAGGGTTAGGTCTCCAGAAAGCTTGGGTGTAAATCAAGGATGTGATCATCTTAAAATAATATGTCTTCTATGACCTGATTAATGAACATCTGGAGACAATGCAAGAGGTtactgagaaaatgaaacccTGCATTCAGACTGCAGGATACAGTGGTAGTTCATGCAGGGAGTTTCAGGGGATGACATCAgtactgaagagagagaggagtcagTTCCTTGACATCTGACATCTTCATGGGATGTAGGGGGGAAAAGGTAATAGAACAGTTATTTTCTAGTATGTGGTTATTAAAGGTTATTAAAGTGAATGCTATAGGATTTAATACCTGATTGTAAGCAATTTATGCTGAATGTCTTGgactttaaaaacacaattttaaagTACTGTGGgtgcttctgtgttttattataCAAGTAACTCTAAATTATGTTATGCCTGATATTACACCCTCAATAGTATATTAAGTggatttttcatgtttcattggACACGACCAAGATATCTTGTGTATTTTCCATTTCAGTAGAAGATATATCAGGTATATATTGATGGATATATCATGTGTAATCGTTTATTACACAGTGGAAGTACTCACTTGAGCAATCAAGACAGCAATCAGATACAGTCAGTTTGTAGAAGTTGATGACATTCAGGCATTCAGGCAAGTCTCAGTTTCACTTCATTGACCTGTTGGGTTTATATGGGAGAGATAGGAACGTTTAGTGCAGCACTTGTACATTCCATATTATTTTTCAAACTCTTCTATGATTAACTACTATGATGAACTACTCTTTGActtacactttctctctcatcctctcccttGCTCATTCTACTCTCCCTTGCTGTTAAACCTGACAGGCACAGCATACAATGGtgtaaaaaagtgtttgcccccttcctgatatcttattttttggatgtttgtcacatttaaatgttacagatcatcaaagaaatgtaaatattagacaaagataacacaagtaaacacaaaattcagtttttaaatgatggtttttattattaagggaaaaaaaatccaaacctacatggccctgtgtgaaaaagtgattgccccttcctgttaaaacataaatgaactgtggtttatcatATCTTTGGTAAGATGAATTCAATATCTCTAGCCAcccccaggcctgattactgtcacacctgttctcaatcaagaaatcacttaaataggacctgcctgacaaagtgaagtagaccacaAAATCCTCAAAAGTTAGACATCATGctgcaatccaaagaaatttaggaacaaatgaaatacaaagtaattgagatctatcagtctggaaaatgttataaagccatttctaaagctttgggactccagcaaaccagaGTAaaagccattatccacaaatggcgaaaacacggaacagtggtgaaccttcccaggagtgccCGGCCAAACcaaattaccccaagagtgcagcgacgactcatccaagaggtcacaaaagaccccacaacaacatccaaagaactgcaggcctcacttgcctcagtaaGTGTtctcagtgttcatgactccaccataagaaagagacggggcaaaaatggcctgcatggcagagttccaagacaaaaaccactgctgagccaAAAGAATATAAAGGCTCAtttcagttttgccagaaaacatcttgatgatccccaagacttttgggaaaaaactctgtggactgatgagacagaagttgaactttttggaaggtgtatgtcctattacatctggcataaaagtaacagcatttcagaaaaggaacatcataccaacagtaaaatatggtggtggtagtgtgatggtctggggctgttttgctgctttaggACCTGGAAGACCTGCTGcagtaaatggaaccatgaattctgctgtctaccaaaaaatcctgaaggagaatgtccggccatctgtttgtAACCTCGAGCTGAaacgcacttgggttctgcagcaggacaatggtccaaaacacaccagcaagtccacctcagaatggcttaagaaaaacaaaatgaagactttggagtggcctagtcaatgtcctgacctgaatctgattgagtggcatgaccttaaaaaggcggttcatgctcgaaaaccatCCgatgtggccgaattacaacaattctgcaaaaaagagtgggccaaaattcctccacagcgctttAAAAGACTCATTTGTCAGctatcgcaaacgcttgattgcagttgttgctgctaagggtggtcCAagcagttattaggtttagggggttttgtaggtttggattttttcccccccttaataataaaaaccttcttttaaaaactgcattttgtgtttacttgtgttatctttgtctaatatttaaatttgtttgttgatctgaaacatttaagtgtgacaaacatgcaaaaaaataagatatcaggaagggggcaaaccctttttcacaccactgtatgtgaACAGAGCATTTGTTGGTTGTCAGTCACAGCTTTTGAGTCAGCACATGAAAGCGGAAGACCCGGCAGAgaccagagagacagactgtctggatttctgtcttctctctttgTGCTTGTTAGCTCACATTTGGTGCTTACTGGTGTTGGGTGCTGGAGTGTGAGAGTAGCTTTAGCTTATTCCAGTCCAAAGCTGCCAGGCACTGTCTGGCTCTCCCTTAGACATGGGCCACAAGGAATTTAGGcagcatgcatgagtgtgtgtgtgtgtgtgtgtgtgtgtgtgtgtgtgtgtgtgcatgtgtgttagtgtgctacTACACATATGTGTTTGCTATTTGTGCCAACACCCTCTGATGAGGTCATTCTTAGAAGCCTGTCAGTTTAGAACAAAAGGCACAGTACAGGGGCACACTCTGGAACAGTGTGAACGGGTcagggtgcatgtgtgtgtgttacacacagagagagagagagagagagtaagagagaaataGGGACACAGAGGGTGAAGGCCCATGAAGAGGCTGTCTGGGGTATTTTGAGTGACTAAAGAGACCATTCTCAATGCTCTCCTCTCCATTCACTTGACCTGGAGGAATCTGTGCTACAGCTTGGTAAGTTCTGAGTTTGCTGTACACAGACTCTTCGGTATGCTAAGTATTGTTAattacagtctgtgtgtgctgacccCAGCAGATGGGTGGTGGGAGGTACTGTATGTTAAGGAGTCAAGGAGGGAGGGAATGTGTTGGAGCATGAGTAAATCTGTTGTGGAGAAGCACAAATCTTTGGCATCTTTCTAGTTTCTTTGGCATCTTTCCCCCCCATCTGCCTTATTTCTAGTGTCagataattatcattattatgtGATCCGATCATTCCTTTTTATGCATGTGTTGACAGAGTTGAATGGACCACTCTCTATAGCAAAATCAATAAAAGACAACACTCCTCAATGCTCCTCAGCAACTATCCTCTGAACTTTGACAGACTGAAGCATATCTTCCCTGTAATATTTGACATGAATATAAACCTTTGCATTCAATGGACCTTTTCAAGATTGGTAATTTTTTAGAATCTGCTTCTGCCAAAGTCTATAGAAAATCAAAGAATTTCCACAGTGTTATAAATTTATGTCATGTCATTACAGTGCAACCTCAGGCctagaaataatatttttcatggTAGTAATTTGTCTCTAATCTGCTTAGACCTGCCAAAGTCTTTTGGGAAACTTTACAATTTGTTAAGATACTTTGGAAAGTTATAAGGATTATTTGACGTGCACTTCTGTAATTTGgcataacatttttattcatatgtaTTGTTTGGGGTAATAAAATTGTACTAATAAggtcaaaatatttaaatttgtaaaaAGTATCTTTAGTTCACATTCTTCTGCctcaatataatatataataagtTACCATATGCTATATAACTTTATAACAGTTAATGCCTCTTTTACTATAAGTTCTGACTAACTCTGTGCCCTTTGGGGACATGTGAATGCTGGATTCTGAAAAAGCAAATTCATGTGTAAGTACAGCAAGAATAGCCTGGGGAAAAATATACAACCGGCTGAGAAACCAGCTTGGGTGTTTGAAAAGTATCTGAGTaactgtttccatggtgattgATGGTGGATACAGTAGCCTAATTACTGGGACTGAAAGTTCAGTACATTGTGTTCTCTCCCACCatactttcttttaaaaaacagtagTATCACTATCTAGAAAAACTTGGCTGGAAAATTTCTTCATGTTGTGGGCCTTGGCTCTTAAACCAAACCACACTGCAATTAGCTGCTAAATTTCAGTCACTCTGGCTAATAGTGACTGCTTCTGGAGGAGTAGGGAAAGAATGCCTGCAGCACACAGCACTCGCACTGGTGTTGTTTTATAGCTGCTAAATGCCAGCTCCTTCAGCTACTCGTTATTTATTGCGGTCTGTTTGCTGTTAAACGCTGAGCGGGCCCTTAGACCCATTTCTCAGGATACAGCTGCTCTGGGTGCGTGAGAGTCTAGGTTTGTGAGTaattgtgtgtacgtgtgtgtttgtgtatgtgtgcatgtcaaagagaaagagacagagtgagagaactGTGCTATTTAGCCTTTTCCCACAATATTCCTTTATTCTTGCCATCCTTATGCCACAATATAAAACTCAGTCTCAGAAATGTCACAGCAGAATATTCTACGTACAGCGTAATTGTCCTTCTGTTGATGAGCGGAGTTGGTCTGGTTGTATGGGGCTGTACAGTGTCTGACAGGCCAGTACTGTGCTATGTGCAGTTGTTGAGGGAGTGGGGATGTTGAGATGGTGGGATCTGCTGATTGAGGTGTATTTTTAGACTGGCAGGAGACACACCCCTGCCATGAGCAGCTGGAGCCCCCTCTGCCACACTGGCTGTGCGATCAGAGCTCATATCTGATAACATTCAGCTGGGCCTTTGCCAGCTCCCTCTGGCCTGTGTCATTGCTGATGTACAGTTTCACAGAAATAACAATGCCACATTTCTTATTTGTAGAGTAATTTTGCAAATCAgatttgtaaattaattttgcaAATCATAGTCTGTAATCAGACTATTTAGTAATACCTGAGGACACAGTGTGTTCTCATGCTGACCAGCATCCTCCTCATAAAATAACTCAAGagcctctttctcctctttctacTTTACCGGActttttattaatcattaactcgcatgtatatgtgtatatattgtttattctaaatatatattttcctgtAGCTATATATGGTATTGTTatattataactattattattattgtatgtgtgtaaatacatgtgcgtgtatgcacacaggcacacgtgcctcatatatatatatatatatatatatatatatatatatatatatatatatatatatatatatatatatatatatagtatatcaCTAGGCGTTGGGGTGGCACTTGAGCAAATGTGAATAATATAGGAATGGTCcacataatttttatttttactttattttattgtaattctacCTTTAactctatttttttttgtatgctgtAGCTGCCGTATCACTTGAATTTCCCCCATGCAGATCAATAAAGGGAATCTTATCTTGTCTTATCTTAGTTTTGTAACCAAGCTGGCTGATGATGCACTGTATTTTAGGCTTGCCTATCCATTCCCCTGTAATTTCATAATCATCATTGTTCTCttactcctgtgtgtgtgtgtgtgtgtgtgtgtgtgtgggtggtgtgttgtggtgttgtcTGCAGGTGTCCACTGACTGAAGCAGCTGAAAGCAGTGAGTGTGTCCCCTCTTTCCCCCCACCTCCAGAGGAGCACgccttctctcctgctctgcccGCTCATCTGCTCCAGGACAGCGCTGAGttccccaccccacctcccacccccccagAGAGAGCTCCCCAAGAGCCTGGGCCTGCTCATCCCACTCCACCCTCTGATCCTGATCAGCCCTGCCCTGCTGCAGCTCTCCTTGATCAATTGCAGGACACTTCCAGGACTCAGGAGGACCTGAGTCCTCCAGTCAGGTATGCTGCTTTATTACCTTTTATCCTGTAGAGATATAGATGTTCCTTGGTGAGATTTATACATGCAACTGCAGCTGTTCCTTCACTCCATTTAACCTCAGATTAGCTAATTTCATTGATACTCAGCAAAAAGTGCTTTATTTATAGAGGAGATGTGCAAGCTAAAAAAAGAGAAGCTATTAAGTTGACCACCCATGTGCATGCACTGCACGTGGATAATGAAACAATGCACACCTAAGAGTGCTGAGTCCTGGTCTATGTTCCCTCTGTTCTCTGGTTACCTATCTAAAAACACAACACTTGGACAGGCGGTCTCTGTGTGAATCACCACTAAGAGAGACATTATTTCCATCTGTATAATGCAGATTTTCCTTGCTAATGAGTGGTGATGACAGATTATACTGAAGGCTTAGTTTCTTACTGCAACCTTAGCACCATCCCCCTACTGATGAAAGTCATTCTCATAAAAGAACACAGTAATGCATCTGTCAGAGAGATTCATAGGGCCGGTGGGAGTTTCTTATGCACATTCTAAATTTCACAAAACCCAAGTGGATAGCAGAGACAACACACTAGTGATCTAGCTGTACTGTACAGATTTTAggatacttttattttgtaatatttcatatttttataaatactgcagaaatattaGGTTCTATTCCCACATTAACATCATAAGATATAATTGAAGATAAATAGATTAAAATAGTTTCACT
This region of Electrophorus electricus isolate fEleEle1 chromosome 11, fEleEle1.pri, whole genome shotgun sequence genomic DNA includes:
- the tacc2 gene encoding uncharacterized protein tacc2 isoform X14, with the protein product MPSQVASSETESIVPSNSDKSICMFQHVMLDGCSQTKPEVHTGKMQCQMFSDHDGRPVTGIAMSDVDTEGPASAAVNVCVSVEEILPSVSIQNNAEVPVVLRPPGPMLSHWEYINDSDVPVSGEEIQFISDHIHINSLSNGSDVRGEMKGEILKDKTLAKRDEHNLALETKGEKEEKDYVCSPTGVLMQDVLTMPASSLLEARLAPNESPLKGTSLAPGNLHSDKNANVNKDELDEDTRDGKPKMDVTLKPSEKQVKADLDQKSISTTALDITKPYISVQDTDQNAETQLIISHDSDDNFFYKSDAISKSSITELKMSAADSFDVSFGKCILESEDSMINIQSSQSASAKQNSLTEIKTSGSEESCEIDSFESLSRVTTQLNASDSNLDLSQVPTEDACSFVKAATVIVAGTPIQQLGFVNTEEMNQTHYEGEENMIKPEQLEIQQCAKEANLKFITVKQDEQLIKTQSSAKEEEARKLKELKNTDRTKLLEEQKEMPKKEMESVHTNEKQILINVDHDGVPREKTDLREEKHFEETFPGKPLKATVLSDPCLNFTGFIKEAQSCGEALTEDTHPSMDQNLSAALPLVEEACCETTYTYNQSALSELDLAPCLDSQPSGLQCPWENMDDQETELNEDSEKDEGVCLENAKVSYLSFEEQAKGNLESETGVESSCSGLEKVERITLLGGDDNSNVEGEKCHDGKKSEKEPKCKPKHLESVSSIIKSMSNIMSYSAEEDENQEDQRVEIDNQECKTPGSSTAAPENTGVKLDLRELLVSVINESLEMESKSSDFTRESQVSGKPVDLERATPTNKVVQLAINDSTKPLENSHTSHCEFEHKTEDQCFSITHDNSRCTEVCTSAQTDDIVPSVSGTLETLSAEQAEPTIQLTAKQPDTNVSPLLVYVVHEKTLSENLDDASHHTDNAELLFASTDVPIQTEAMALELEEHSQPSPSDPSSLQNTVWKDITHSQQCHTELVSLETYMETEEETRNIKTQATILEESKQTEHKEKEINGSKEEREENESADQRELTEMTERSFECDVKDGKGNNNNLPEQTENSDASVSKIESRSTNVSASYAIGGLQSELKQDSPTESSFCPESIVSMVTNSQDAFQALLNANAQSSTEAIQPFVQIQCENALKTENEKDRNSTYSAHGEVNCSLMQEEKTDDHEGTKQSNDQERSDSSLRTSILPSEYTSDSPGQAVRPVMELTEETVVPGKEESCESSNWLRTLREAASVSQTQEYKVDIPHGPAGDRPFETLNLLQAEQEFCTPVEDSAAPVKEPLEDPPDSRCPLTEAAESSECVPSFPPPPEEHAFSPALPAHLLQDSAEFPTPPPTPPERAPQEPGPAHPTPPSDPDQPCPAAALLDQLQDTSRTQEDLSPPVRSSDSDGAFETPESTTPVKTATSPVAPAEQPQASPEPLPSGGSDSCPDSTNSTTVDVPASDVLGPLSSRPPSRSLSTVFDENKPIASSGSYNLDHILIADPPLPAVDPSGVQSRTPLTRSLSLQSGELDSSSTGDRPGEGGGPDKSFHPRTESFSIGTESAPGTLRRVKKPRPSSLKKKTLSRQNSNPESTTPRSKSSTSTPELQKRETSPNAESPLQAHEEQEQSTPVPSLGAADPLRSRVKSQVETSPPVVEESSPTSAPAATQPQEEAPPVPDGDTPFPPSGSYKWDPDNFENIDPFCTGGSKLANSPVVGRKVDFARDCETAKSPTVPAEESPADTHSAPPAEPPLNIEEQPITKWQSVRLEFDYSEETGETPQSTPLPPKKLGKKPGAKMPLRKPKLGIKKAPPPQTEQLDNAPAVLQSNDNDDILIPKATYNFDPNKWDDPNFNPFSSSKGIPNSPSQSRASYSFDPNSFDDSTDPFKSSNKMGNSPPKAASFEMSSNDNENDNDIGELEDLNQNKPAKNKKKPLKSNTFRVKRSPKRSPVSDMSAQCCPVCPPLLPSIPHTHHQPQEPSVDPMADHAQDHATDEEKLASSSNQKWVARHDVEVELTADVHDFPQPSDLTAFVTEGSLPAGSHDYEIEYMEKIGTSSPPLSVQKPSLYLNLDPVTESSKQSSNMHDSGPNSPCTGSFEEMEAQISAEGKSPVLQSRGAAPDPPTLEKNRKRESQPLSCTQNSEPDAGSRSDLSLLDRLSESAAPINYLEPDLAETNPTAFAHKLQEELVLAALRIEALQVAQNISQSPSLSTVSPQKSVDSSAQAEVKICQRTSKFTQTGGPRNAVPRGDSTGSCCGTLSFKKKSFQRERWPPLGTVACLRAPCTPRQDTVKERAPTYPGTWTTHWA